The genomic stretch TGGATTTGCAAAACGTAAattcagcctaaacgctagcatatagcattaactagcatatagcgcaaACTCAgcagttaaaattttgtttttagcattgtaacaacattgtaattaattgaatgtgtaatttaatgttgcaGCGTACATGCTGACTATAACATCTgtgtacttttttttaaagtaaattgaattgaagaggaaaaaaacaGAAGTGTAAATACCAATGCGGATTCTGTAGTCTGATATCAACTCCAGAGACCAGGTTATAGCACTGCCATACTTCTCCTTTGCTACGTCCTAACAGAAgggtaaaaaacaaatacatacTGTAATGGTGGTGGTCGCCCCGAACAAccattcaaataaaataaaataaaaaatatatatatacacatttactTTAAGTTCGGGCGCCAGACAGGATGATTATTAGCCTGTCACTAATTAGTCagttaagtacatttttaatttctACCCaccatttacacacacacacaaaaaactaaTAATGTTAAGGTTTTAAATAAGAAGGCTTAATAAACACACAGAAATACCTATAGTAAACAGTGTGATCATCCAATACAGCATTGACTACCAAGTAATAATAACACAgaatatatattattaattattattattaattataaagATCACGTTCCATggaaatattttgtacatttcctatcgtaaatgtatatatacaaaattatcAATGGTAATATATGTAGCTAAggacttttttttgaaaaattgactggttttgtggtccagggtcacatacatTACTCTTTATAATGATATATAACTTTACCACCAGTTTTTCAGATTCTTCACAGTCAAACGGCTTTAGGGTTCGCAGAGATACAAAAAACCTTAAGAAGAAAACAATGAGGTTATTAGAAGGAATGAAAATTACACCATCATTCAAAATATAAGACTCAGTTGCAAGTTTATTCAATAAACAAATATTCAAGCCTgttaagatatttttaatgGAAAGCAAGACAATGAATTTTTGGATTGTTGCAACCACACAtactaagggtgtcacgatttcgattttaaatcgaaatcgatcgaaatgaaatcacaacctcgaacttcgaattaaataatgggatcgtcgatgctgccacgcccccatgtctcGTCCGGTCGACTTGCCAAGCGGGGGAAAATAAACCTAgaggtgcctttaaaaacatcggtccagcggaacgcgatttatattttaaacacgagggatgtattgctataactctttgaaatgcatatcataaacaggattactacctagtgatctgccttcagacagagcgcagctctctgcacatACACGAGAGAGCCGCCAAGATGCAGcaggtttatattttaaacaaaagggatagtttgcctcagctcgcatgaaacgcataaaactgaaaaaaaaaaataggtaaggattactactttagtttatgtttagactttggacagatgcgagagcgcgtgcacgtgagacagagagaagcgcagctgcttatgatgcACCGGTTTTATTTCAGATGATAGGAGTCCAAGACACGTGCATTAAGTCCatctgcgtgcaagaaggaatcccctctctacaagctctctcgcgtaaagtaaagcccacaaacccccatgcgaggaaaagcacgcaatgtgcatgttaatgtgaaactataataataataataataataataataataataataatggcatataattttttgtctttcaaaaaaaatcatttaaaaatcgagaatcgaatcgaggatttggagaatcgtgacacccctaacACATACTCTGTacaccagggttccccaaatcttaccctggaggccAANNNNNNNNNNNNNNNNNNNNNNNNNNNNNNNNNNNNNNNNNNNNNNNNNNNNNNNNNNNNNNNNNNNNNNNNNNNNNNNNNNNNNNNNNNNNNNNNNNNNNNNNNNNNNNNNNNNNNNNNNNNNNNNNNNNNNNNNNNNNNNNNNNNNNNNNNNNNNNNNNNNNNNNNNNNNNNNNNNNNNNNNNNNNNNNNNNNNNNNNagcactgcagagtttagctccaactctgatcaaacacacctgaataagctaatcaaggtcttcatgattactagaaaatcacagatgGGTAaatttgattggggttggagctaaactatgcagtgctccggccctccagggtaagatttggggaaccctgctgTACACAATGTAAATGCTTCGAATATCAGTGTAAGTGTATGaatcaaataaactatgctttgcaaggctgtaaGTTCGACTGTGCATGTACCCTCGCAGGCTTAAGAATTAGGAATTGTTATAGTGTATATATGGTTTCTTATAGATAACACCAGGAAAAATACTAAGGTGTATTTAACAAATGTTGGGAATAgtctatataataataatttaattcttacccttttctctttctcttttgaTCAGTTAGGTAACCATCAATAAATACAATGCTGGCTTTTTTGCTCTTGTGATTCACACTTTTAACCTATAGAATATATGAGTGAGCCGTTAATGTACTGCACATTAACATGAAGAGttgtaaaaaagaaacaaaacactCAAAAATAGCTAAATAAGGCAAAATGTacgagatttttttttaaaatgtacatcCTGCAATctgttcagtacctcagatcaATTGAGGAATTTCAAATGAAATGAAAATCAATCGCAAATCAATTCTGAATTGTGCGCGATACTGGTACTTACCACTGCTGGCCAGTAGGGATATTTCCTCAGTTTACACCACACACAAAGTCCCTCCGAGATTGATGAAGGCTCTGGAAACGTAGAATTCACATTAATCGATCGTTGACCAAAATAACAGATTTCCCAAACACCACCTACCATCTACTTCACTCACTTTTATTGTCCTGCCGCAAGAAACTGGGTAGCTCCTCCTCATCCTCATTATCCTGCTCCTCTTCATCCTCCTGTATGGAGAGGGAGTGGTAGAGAGGCTGGAACTCCTCCTGCAGGCTCAGCTCGATGGAGAGGTCAGAGGAAATGCTCTCATCTGATGGGTACAGCATATCAGATAATAATATAACATAATATAGATGATATCAAACAACACATCATATCATCTGAGACCTctgataataataaatatgctaATGAGCTCTAATGCATTATGATAACAAAGACCACCTACTCGAGTAAAACATGGAGGAGACACATGGAGGAGACAGGGCGGGGAataaaatcattatttaaattgatcgacATAATATGCAATTTTAACAAGCATACCCAATTTCTGTTGGATTTCTGGATTCGGGATTTCCAAACAAAATCTACTGGAAAGAGACGTCTCATCCTTAAGCGATTCATTCAAAAACATTTCATTCTTCTTGCAGCGTTTTGAGGGCCGAGAAGACCTCGTCTCCTGTGGATTTCTTTTCCTCCGTTCTCCCGGCTTCCTCGCTGCCGTGAGTTTCCGGGGTTTGACTTTTCTTACCGGTTTGTCATCTGGGGAAGACACCTGAGAAGAAAACCAAATGAGAAAACTCATCATGCAACTAAGCCAGGAATTTCTATGTAGGACTAggcaaacgattaatcgtgattaatcgtttgcagaataaaagtttttgtttacatcatatatgtttgtgtactgtgtataataattgtgtgttatacatgcatgtgtgtgtatttatatattcataattattatacacagtacacaaacatatatgatgtaaacaaacatttttattctgcaaacgattaatggCGATTAATCGTTATACAGCCCTGCATTATTCTGAATACTGGacatgtaaggaataattgatgatgggccattgaattattcgaaaataatgcacacccagaATGGTAATGGTAACGTCACACCATGGGTGTGgtttattttcgaataatttaaaagaccggagtcaattattcctcttataccacgattaccacagacattgctagACTTTGCTCTGgtgtttattttaagacatttgacatgccaggtgtgtgtttatcaaaaaataatgcatacctgtggAACATTTCTAAACCACAgaacaaagcattcaacagccccgtggAATAATCAGCCCATTCTCATtaaatgcgtataaatagcagtgtgaaaagttgtgcaatacatacgccaaattccaattttgcgtgcatatgatatgcCCTTCCGTTAACTTAATATGGCCCATCTATTTGTGTCGTTTTATGTATTGGCTTCtcattttttccatgttttttaCCACTGtcacttgggtttggggttaaaacaactttttgttacataaaattacacccataccccaaatctaaccataaacccaagcgacaatgttttaaaaaaacagaataaatgTAGAAACCAAcacataaaatgacattaaagGATGTGCAGTGTTAAGTGAACGGGAAGGACTGCCGTAtcatatcatatgcacgcaaatttggaattttgacgcatgtattgcacgacttttcacactgtgtgcaatttatacacatttcatgagaatgggtTGGGTATAATGTAGAAATAAGTGCTCTGAAGTTATAAAACAACAGTACATCATGAATACTGTTTGAAAATCAGCAATTTCAGTTCCCCTTTACCTCTCACAAGTAGCCTAAAGCATCACTTATTATTTTCAGAAAACCGATACTAAACAAAATCATTTGCAATGTGTGTAATACTGTTTACATTAAGGCATTTGGCACACTTTATCCAAAGAGACCTTGAGTGGATTACAAGGTCTACTTTTTTTAACAGTATGCTTGTTTCTTGGGTTTGAATCcttgaccttttgcgctgctaatgcaatgctctaacACTGAGGATCTAAACAAGTGTGCATTAGATATAAGGGATTTTATGTATATGGCCCGGCTCTAGTTCAAAGAGCAGTCAATGATCATATGATCACATACCTGTACTGGACTGCACTGTGTAATGTTGTGATGACTACTTGGTGTGCATGGTGAGCAGCTTATCTCTGAATCTGGGTTTGGAGATCTGAGGCGTGAGTTGGGCGTTGAGCTGAGGAGAGGGCAAGGCTGAAGATCGCCCCGTTTTGGTGTGCAAGGTCCAGAACTACAAGCCTTTTTAGTGTGACTGGAGGATTTCCGCTTGTGAGAGCGAGGAGATAACGCGGTACGCTTGTGAAGTCCTGTAGAAACATCAGAGGAAGTCTGAcccttctgtttttttttagaagATCGTGAACGTGTCCGTTTTGTTTTATCACTATTGTCCTTTGCTTTGAGTTCTGTACCATTATTCAGTCTATCAAAACAAGGTTTGTTGCCAGCTACATCGCTTGGTGTGGCAACATCGCCTTTGTCAAAAGGTTGAACATCCGCTTTTGTTCTTCCCTTTCGAGATGTTTTCGAAGTCTTTGCTGGGTGTTTCTGGCATGTGGATTTTTTTGGCTCAGGTTCATCTGTGTGTCTTACTCGACGTGGAGGTTTTTGTAAACGGTTTGATGGGTCAGGACAGGCACTTTGGTTTAATGCTTGAGGTTTCTGCTTGTCGTTCACGGTTTCAGTTAACCCACATGATCCAGCAGCATGCAAATCTCGAATCTTCCTGGTTTTCCTACTATGCAAAGTGGAAGCGTTGTCGCATGAAGCAGGTGTGAGGGATTTAGGCAGGACTTCAGGTGAAGGTTGACCTATCCTGCGTGGGTTCTTTCTCCCTCGTGAACTCATTCCTGCAGGGACTGATGGCACAATGGTGGTCAGTTTTGTTTGGGTGGGTTTCAGAAAAACACACAATGTGATGTAATCATGACGTGTACTGATTTTAGTTGACTACTAAAATGGAAAACTATCATAAATACCAACTATTCAGCACTCAGCAGGTGTAACatattattttcaataaaaaaaaatggaaacaAATGCAATACATACGGaatttttactttatatattacgaattatatttatttacagaCTCGCGTAATAGTTTCATTCTCAATAATATGCAGAAGCGACGCCCTTAAAACTGAAAGCATAACATCCAGTAATCTTTTAAGCATTGAATAAAACAAAAGAGAgcaaattaaatgtaaatcaacactatatgctttttaaaaatattgttcatataaataattttagaCCTTGGTAATAGTTTGTCAACCCAAGCAAATCATGGAGCTTCAACTTTAGCTGAAAACATATCGCAAAATAAAACGCATCGTAAAGAAACCAATACTATATTAATGCATTGTTTAACTTATTACAATTTACTTTCACATTGCATAACAAATTAATTATGTAAAGCAGACTAGATCTGAAACTGCAGATGTTTTTGACTTGAATCGCAGTACGTTAGCATTAGCAGCTCCATTGAAATCGACGTCAATACGTCATCGCGCACTATGAGAAGACTTCACATAGCAACTGTTTAAAATTTGCAAAACTACGAAGGCTCTTAAATATGTGAGTGAGAAACACTTACTTGTTGGAGTAACGTTAGTCGTTTTGTTTAGCTCATTGGATTAGGCTCGAGTGTTGATGATCAGTGTTGTTGTGAATCCGGAAGTTGGTTTACATGTTAATGGAATAACAACAGATCAACTAATCCCATCCCTCCCTCTCGGTTctggctagaggggatacagcAATGGCTAATCTCGCGAGATTCTGGGTTAATACTGGGGATAAAACAGCGCTTATCCGACAAGATTTTACGAGATTATGGCAATAGCTGTATCCTTTCTAGCCACAACCCTCCCTCCCCGTCACAAACACGCTCCCCAAAACTTTCTTCAGTTTTCGTGTTTTATCATGATGtgcaatattattattaacatatATCCCTTCAGTGTTTATAACAAATTCCATCTTCAGTTGAAAATATGTCGATActtaaatatgaatattaaaataaatatgattgtattattttaaacatgtttCATTTATTCACCTACCCACAGTACAGCAGTCATAAGTATTCATTTTGGATTGTATATAAACCAGTGTAAATACATATTCATATATATAGTGTCACACATGTCTCCTTGCACCTAAACAAACATAGCAAAACTTACAGAAtgtgtatatttacacacacCTGTATCTGTACATAGCTTTGGACACATTGTGTAAGAGTATACCACTAaagcttgttttttatttatggtTGTTTTAAAATGTGACTTGAGATAATAGATATTCACACAAAATATATCATCAGTTAAACTTTATTTCACTTTACAGCTTTAGTATGAAGGTCGCACTAAAATTAAGATTTAATAATTAATCTAGGTAAAATGGCTTTGATGTTGAAGACAAGAAACTATTCTGTCCCATTCGTTTCTGGACATCCTTATTCCTGCAGTTCTCTCTGCAAAATTAatcaaatcaaataaaacagcaTAATATGAAAAATGATCACGTATAACAATATATTAGAGATATGTTTGTGTATTAGTCACTCACAGTTGTTTGGCTAGATAAGTTGTTTGTGTTTGACAGGCTTTCCTCTGACTCTCtgctgccatctgctggctgtTTGCGGCATCACGCAGAGCTGCGCATGCATCTAATTGATGCGCTTCACTGCTCACATTCATCCACAGTGTCTCAATAACAGCTGTACACACATCAAAAtaaattttacatgcatttgcCTGTTTCAATCTAACGTTAACATAACATGAAATAACTATAAAAGTCACTAATTTCTTTGTTGCACCACCAGGCatattatcattaaaaaaacacacacaatatcTACATGCAACTTGTTGGACAAATATAtaacaaatgcaaaaaatatgTGTGAATACTTTGAACCACTGCACTGGTTTGACATCATCAATGACTTTTCTTTTACTATTTAATGCCTGTAAGATGTTATTTCATCAGTCAATTACATACTGTTTATTTTCTAATCATCATACTGTATAATAATGCTCTCATGGGCATTTAATACTAAATATTTCCATATTCGCCTGCAATTCTTCCTACCCTGCTGTTGAGCCAGCTTAAAAGAAAGCCCTTCAAACTCTTTCAGGTGCAGAATTCTTATGTTTTCCAAAGCTGTTAAATTTTGCTGTAGGGTCATCTGAAAAAAGATGGAACAAAACACAGCATTCATATATTGGTAACATACAGTTGCTTACTTTcacaaagtaataaaaacaaaacagtacAATCTTGCAACCATTTTTGCAAATCTGTTCTGTATAAGATATTTTACGATTTCAAAATAACCACCCCGCAACGTTCTAGGAACATTATTTTAGAATTGcaaacccccccaaaaaataaccaaaaggCAACCAGATATAGGGGAACATTCTGTGTTTGATGGGTTCATACAGTATATAAGGACTTCTAAACAACAGCAGTATGCCAGGTCCAACATGTTTATATAATGTAAGCCTTTATTCAAGGACATACAGTTAAGAAATGCAAATGTAAACATGTTCAAATTTATTTATAGTGCTTTGTACAAGgatgcattgtttcaaagcagctttatatGAAAGAAGAAGAAACCACATATAACAGGAACAATATTTAACATATAATGTAAAGAGTAGAATACACCACTTAATGAGACTCACCCGTAAATTCAAACTCTCAGCTAGAGATGCATTTGTTTCTCTCTGGTCCTCGTGAATAGTTTCCAGCTCCTCTTGAAGTTCAGTCTGGTTCTCAGAGCTCAGTCTCAGTGTAGATTTAAAGTCGTTCTCCTCGTTTTCTTTCACAActttagcttcttccatttttttaattaaagtctgctgttctgctctgcactgttcAATGCTTGCTTTAGGGCTCCATGTAACCCAGACCACAATGACTATCAGAGACGCCATGGACCACAGCATAAGGAAAGCCGTAACCCATTTGTAGATGTTTTGGGCTGAGCTGGAACTGGCCATACTGACAGAGATGAAGCCAGTGTATTATACAAACCAAACTGACCCTCTACAGGGACGTTTATACCGTCAGAGTTGGACCAGCTGTGTTTTTCTTTACTGAGGCTGGTATGACAGCTACATTAAGCATATCTACATTGCCATTTTTCCTCTGTTCCTAATGGAAAACTAGGGAATGATAAGAGATTACTACTTTAGGTCATAAActcttaaaaaatgctgggtatttccagcgttgggttaaattaatccagaaagtgtttatatttgacccaataatggattaaaataattaatcacAGGTTAAAGGCGCCAtgtcacaatactttttttaagatgtaaaataaatctttggtgtctccagggTACACATCTGAAGTTtgagctcaaaataccatatagataatttattataacgtttaaattgacactttgtaggtgtgagcaaaaatgtggcgttttgggtgtgtcttttaaaatgcaaatgagcagatgaaattcaaacactgatcacaatgatggtggtttgatgcaattgaaactcaattgtgctggaaattgttttctctctctctctgcattaaatggcagtgctgtggttggatagtgcagattaaggggcggta from Paramisgurnus dabryanus chromosome 6, PD_genome_1.1, whole genome shotgun sequence encodes the following:
- the LOC135767369 gene encoding uncharacterized protein — translated: MSSRGRKNPRRIGQPSPEVLPKSLTPASCDNASTLHSRKTRKIRDLHAAGSCGLTETVNDKQKPQALNQSACPDPSNRLQKPPRRVRHTDEPEPKKSTCQKHPAKTSKTSRKGRTKADVQPFDKGDVATPSDVAGNKPCFDRLNNGTELKAKDNSDKTKRTRSRSSKKKQKGQTSSDVSTGLHKRTALSPRSHKRKSSSHTKKACSSGPCTPKRGDLQPCPLLSSTPNSRLRSPNPDSEISCSPCTPSSHHNITQCSPVQVSSPDDKPVRKVKPRKLTAARKPGERRKRNPQETRSSRPSKRCKKNEMFLNESLKDETSLSSRFCLEIPNPEIQQKLDESISSDLSIELSLQEEFQPLYHSLSIQEDEEEQDNEDEEELPSFLRQDNKKPSSISEGLCVWCKLRKYPYWPAVVKSVNHKSKKASIVFIDGYLTDQKRKRKGFFVSLRTLKPFDCEESEKLVDVAKEKYGSAITWSLELISDYRIRIGCGSFTGSLIEYCAADISCPVRRKFSEGKSVLTFPSQEFHSSDDNTDDITVEEQDDVHSKKVLPDRARAARNRANEKLVDFIVNRRRVETHLLAVIGGQESSQWMQAVKKSTRRVVDVYLEDEEQVDKVYRYLDKVCNSSPQINNCLEKIQADRIRLILDVLLPEAIIRAIAGVHRLSLVKAEEKYRSGPCFSKRERQEFDMIIEQQMKLKEIALQHKKNYD
- the LOC135767464 gene encoding uncharacterized protein, translating into MASSSSAQNIYKWVTAFLMLWSMASLIVIVVWVTWSPKASIEQCRAEQQTLIKKMEEAKVVKENEENDFKSTLRLSSENQTELQEELETIHEDQRETNASLAESLNLRMTLQQNLTALENIRILHLKEFEGLSFKLAQQQAVIETLWMNVSSEAHQLDACAALRDAANSQQMAAESQRKACQTQTTYLAKQLENCRNKDVQKRMGQNSFLSSTSKPFYLD